In Thermodesulfitimonas autotrophica, the following proteins share a genomic window:
- the spoVE gene encoding stage V sporulation protein E: MRSWGRARRPPDFLLFLTVLGLLSVGLVMVFSASEYAALVRFNDTFYFFKRQLLYSFLGLGAMFYFLNYDYHNFRRFAGLLLALSFFLLLLVLLPGVGHSSHGAQRWLKFGPLTLQPSEVIKFGIVVFTAYGLSRVPGGIRRAREILPYLGITCAAALLILLQPDLGTAMALAGTVFVMLFCAGAPLSALGVTGLGGVAAALAAIYMEPYRWRRLLAFLDPWKDPQGSGFHIIQSLYAIGSGGLFGVGLGQGKQKFLYLPEQHTDFIFAVIGEELGFIGGAFVILLFIIFIWRGLRIALYAPDAFGSFLAAGITAGIGLQALINIGVVTGSMPITGIPLPLISYGGTSLVFTLAAIGVLLNISRHTVR, translated from the coding sequence ATGCGGTCCTGGGGCAGGGCAAGAAGACCACCCGATTTCCTCCTTTTTCTCACGGTGCTGGGCCTCCTATCGGTTGGCCTGGTAATGGTTTTCAGCGCCAGCGAGTACGCTGCTCTGGTCCGCTTCAACGACACCTTTTACTTTTTTAAACGTCAGCTTCTCTACTCCTTTTTGGGGCTCGGGGCGATGTTCTACTTCCTTAACTATGATTACCACAACTTTAGAAGGTTCGCGGGGCTGTTATTAGCACTTTCTTTCTTTTTGCTTCTCTTGGTTCTTTTGCCGGGAGTCGGGCATTCTTCCCACGGCGCCCAGCGGTGGCTCAAATTCGGCCCGTTAACTCTTCAGCCCTCCGAGGTCATCAAGTTCGGCATTGTGGTCTTTACCGCTTACGGTCTCAGCAGGGTGCCAGGAGGGATAAGGCGAGCCCGCGAAATCCTCCCTTATCTCGGCATTACCTGTGCGGCCGCGCTTCTGATTCTGCTGCAGCCGGATTTAGGAACGGCGATGGCGCTTGCCGGGACGGTTTTCGTGATGCTTTTTTGCGCCGGCGCGCCCCTTTCCGCCCTCGGCGTGACCGGCCTGGGTGGTGTTGCGGCGGCGCTGGCGGCAATTTACATGGAGCCTTACCGGTGGCGCCGGTTGCTGGCCTTTCTCGATCCTTGGAAAGACCCTCAAGGGAGCGGCTTCCACATCATTCAGTCGCTTTACGCGATCGGTTCCGGCGGGCTTTTCGGGGTTGGACTCGGCCAGGGGAAGCAGAAGTTTCTCTACCTGCCCGAGCAGCACACCGATTTTATCTTTGCCGTGATCGGCGAGGAACTGGGCTTCATCGGCGGGGCATTCGTGATTCTTTTATTCATCATCTTTATCTGGCGGGGCTTGCGGATCGCGCTCTACGCGCCGGATGCCTTCGGCAGTTTCCTTGCGGCCGGGATCACGGCAGGGATCGGTTTGCAGGCCCTAATTAACATCGGGGTTGTAACGGGCAGTATGCCGATAACGGGTATCCCGCTGCCGCTCATCAGTTACGGCGGCACCTCCCTGGTCTTCACCCTCGCCGCTATTGGCGTGCTTCTTAATATTTCCCGGCATACGGTCAGGTGA
- the murD gene encoding UDP-N-acetylmuramoyl-L-alanine--D-glutamate ligase, whose product MELKNKKVLVIGAGKSGLAAARFLREKGAVVTLADSKPAAELETVAAGAGVTIFCGGYPPAAGYDLLVVSPGVPLTVAPVVEARQAGIEVIGELELAYRFARAPIVAITGTNGKTTTTALTGEIFRRAGRRTLVAGNIGLPLVAAVADFGPEDIIVAEVSSFQLETIRFFRPRVAVILNITPDHLDRHGSMAEYTAAKARIFSNQKQDDVTVLNFDDPLVAALAGQSPARVLFFSRRHNLKAGAFVREEKIVLGKNGAVVPVCGVGEIALPGAHNLENALAAATAAWSLGVPASVIAATLREFKGVAHRLEFVAEIDGVRYVNDSKGTNPDAAIKALEAYREPIVLIAGGRNKGSDFGAFAKKIREKVRVLVVVGESAAEIAAAARAAGVTEIRYARDFREAVYLARDAARPGDVVLLSPACASWDMFRNYEERGELFKKLVREMVTS is encoded by the coding sequence AATAAGAAGGTGCTGGTTATCGGTGCCGGGAAGAGCGGCCTTGCGGCGGCCCGTTTTTTGCGGGAAAAAGGAGCGGTGGTAACGCTGGCTGACAGCAAGCCGGCGGCCGAACTTGAGACGGTGGCTGCAGGGGCAGGGGTGACGATCTTCTGCGGCGGTTACCCCCCGGCAGCAGGGTACGACCTTTTGGTAGTGAGCCCAGGCGTGCCTTTAACGGTGGCTCCGGTGGTTGAGGCAAGGCAGGCGGGGATCGAGGTGATTGGCGAACTCGAACTGGCTTACCGCTTCGCGCGGGCCCCGATCGTGGCGATCACCGGCACAAACGGTAAAACCACGACCACCGCGCTTACCGGCGAGATCTTCCGGAGAGCCGGGCGCCGGACGCTGGTGGCCGGGAATATTGGCTTACCACTGGTGGCGGCCGTAGCGGATTTTGGGCCGGAGGACATCATTGTGGCCGAAGTTTCGAGCTTTCAGCTCGAAACAATCCGCTTCTTTCGGCCTCGGGTAGCAGTTATTCTCAACATCACCCCTGACCATCTCGACCGACACGGGTCAATGGCAGAATATACGGCGGCAAAAGCGCGCATTTTCAGCAACCAGAAGCAGGATGACGTGACGGTGCTCAACTTTGATGACCCTCTGGTGGCCGCGCTGGCCGGGCAGAGTCCTGCCAGGGTATTATTCTTCAGTCGCCGACATAATTTGAAGGCGGGGGCGTTTGTCCGGGAAGAAAAGATCGTCTTGGGGAAAAACGGCGCGGTGGTCCCGGTCTGCGGGGTAGGGGAGATCGCGCTTCCCGGCGCGCATAACTTAGAGAACGCGTTGGCAGCAGCCACGGCGGCCTGGTCGCTGGGGGTGCCGGCTTCGGTCATTGCGGCGACGCTGCGGGAGTTTAAAGGGGTAGCGCACCGGCTCGAGTTTGTGGCGGAAATTGACGGGGTCCGCTACGTTAACGACTCTAAGGGAACCAATCCCGATGCCGCCATCAAGGCCCTCGAGGCTTACCGGGAACCGATTGTCCTGATTGCGGGCGGGCGAAACAAAGGGAGCGACTTCGGGGCGTTCGCTAAAAAAATTAGGGAAAAGGTGCGGGTGCTCGTGGTCGTGGGTGAAAGCGCGGCAGAAATCGCGGCGGCGGCCCGGGCGGCCGGAGTGACGGAAATCCGCTACGCCCGGGATTTTCGCGAGGCGGTCTATTTGGCGCGGGACGCAGCCCGGCCGGGGGACGTGGTTCTCCTTTCGCCCGCCTGCGCGAGCTGGGATATGTTCCGGAATTACGAGGAACGGGGCGAACTCTTTAAAAAACTGGTCAGGGAAATGGTTACTTCGTAA
- the murG gene encoding undecaprenyldiphospho-muramoylpentapeptide beta-N-acetylglucosaminyltransferase: protein MGTLRFIIAGGGTGGHIYPALAIARGLKQAFPGCEVLYVGTARGLEADIVPKAGFPFRTITAAGLKRRLTLRNLWSLALALKGAGEAVRLVRDVRPAVVVGTGGYVSGPVLLAAYLCRVPFLIHEQNAFPGLTNRLFARVAACVALTFPEAGRFLPRGVRTKVTGLPVREEIRNADREGARARLNVGEETVLLSFGGSRGAERLNRAIAELIPAFGGRPGVRLFHATGTAGYDKFREWLRIKGIDLSSWGNITVVPYFYQIADYLAAADLVICRAGAATIAELTCLGRPAILVPYPYATANHQEFNARALAAQGAAVVIRDAVLTPERLVEEVERLLAAPAALREMAARSASLGKPDALEQIIACIKEIGRL from the coding sequence ATGGGCACTTTACGGTTTATCATCGCGGGTGGTGGAACGGGAGGGCATATTTACCCGGCCCTGGCGATTGCCCGGGGCTTAAAACAAGCTTTTCCAGGCTGCGAGGTCCTTTACGTGGGTACGGCCCGGGGACTCGAAGCGGATATTGTTCCCAAAGCGGGATTCCCTTTCCGCACGATCACTGCTGCGGGCCTCAAACGGCGGCTCACGCTACGGAACCTTTGGTCGCTAGCGCTTGCCCTGAAGGGCGCGGGAGAAGCGGTGCGTCTGGTGCGGGATGTGCGGCCTGCGGTCGTTGTGGGGACAGGCGGTTACGTATCGGGCCCGGTCCTCCTAGCGGCATATCTCTGCCGCGTGCCCTTCCTGATCCACGAGCAGAACGCCTTTCCGGGCCTCACCAACCGCCTCTTTGCGCGGGTTGCTGCCTGCGTAGCGCTTACCTTTCCGGAGGCCGGGCGTTTCCTGCCGCGCGGCGTCAGGACTAAGGTCACTGGCCTGCCGGTGCGGGAGGAGATCCGGAACGCGGATAGGGAGGGGGCGCGGGCCCGGCTTAACGTGGGCGAAGAGACCGTCCTCCTTTCTTTCGGCGGCAGCCGGGGGGCAGAGCGTCTCAACCGGGCGATAGCAGAGCTTATCCCGGCGTTCGGCGGGAGACCGGGCGTGAGGCTCTTTCATGCCACGGGGACGGCGGGATACGATAAATTTCGGGAATGGTTACGTATTAAAGGAATAGACCTTTCATCCTGGGGAAACATAACGGTTGTTCCCTATTTCTACCAGATAGCGGATTATCTCGCCGCGGCAGACCTTGTCATCTGCCGCGCGGGGGCGGCGACCATTGCGGAGCTCACCTGCCTGGGGCGACCGGCGATCCTCGTCCCGTATCCGTATGCGACCGCCAACCACCAGGAGTTTAACGCCCGGGCGCTTGCGGCGCAAGGCGCGGCGGTGGTGATCCGGGATGCCGTGCTTACTCCGGAACGGTTGGTAGAGGAAGTGGAGCGGTTGCTTGCTGCCCCAGCGGCGCTCCGGGAGATGGCGGCGCGTAGCGCCAGTTTAGGAAAGCCTGACGCTTTGGAGCAGATCATTGCCTGCATTAAGGAAATTGGACGCTTGTAA
- the murC gene encoding UDP-N-acetylmuramate--L-alanine ligase, which yields MGKIPHNVHFIGIGGVGMSGLAALLLLRGHRVTGSDLKPSALTERLQAQGATVYKGHKAENVGAAELVVVSSAIGPENPELLAARERGIPVMRRGELLSAVLRGYRGIAVAGAHGKTTTTAMVGAVLMAGGLDPTILVGGNWPAIGGNFRMGGGPCFVTEADESDASFLLLSPEVAAVTNIENDHLDYYGSVENLIRAFRDFLGRVAPGGIAVVCWDDPNLRALAREAPKPVVSYGVGEGADWRVAEVSLRGPVSEATLYFRGERIGRLRLNIPGMHNLLNAAGAVAVGHHLGVPFAVAAGALEGFRGVGRRFELLGKARGVTVIDDYAHHPTEIAATIRMARQLAPKRVVAVFQPHRYTRTALLYPEFGRAFSEADVVVVGEIYNAGEKPIPGVSADLIREAIRQHDRREVLRLPNTNGAAYVKELVQPGDIVLTLGAGDIYKVGQALVALLEADNG from the coding sequence ATGGGGAAAATACCACACAACGTGCACTTTATCGGCATCGGCGGCGTGGGCATGAGCGGCCTGGCCGCCCTGCTCCTTTTGCGCGGCCACCGGGTCACGGGTTCCGACCTCAAACCTTCGGCGCTGACCGAAAGGCTTCAGGCCCAGGGGGCTACGGTTTATAAGGGACATAAGGCCGAAAATGTGGGTGCTGCGGAGCTGGTGGTGGTTTCTTCGGCCATCGGGCCGGAGAATCCAGAGCTGCTTGCGGCGCGCGAACGGGGGATTCCGGTTATGCGCCGTGGCGAGTTGCTATCCGCGGTGCTGCGGGGCTACCGGGGTATCGCCGTGGCCGGTGCGCACGGGAAAACGACAACCACGGCCATGGTCGGCGCTGTACTCATGGCGGGGGGGCTTGACCCCACCATTTTAGTGGGCGGCAACTGGCCGGCAATTGGCGGTAATTTCCGTATGGGTGGCGGTCCTTGCTTCGTAACCGAGGCCGACGAGAGCGACGCTTCTTTCCTGCTCCTCTCCCCGGAGGTCGCGGCGGTGACGAACATCGAGAACGACCACCTCGATTATTACGGTTCGGTGGAAAACCTGATCCGGGCCTTCCGGGACTTTCTCGGGCGGGTCGCGCCCGGCGGCATTGCGGTGGTCTGTTGGGATGACCCGAACCTCCGTGCTCTTGCGCGCGAGGCACCGAAACCCGTGGTTAGCTATGGCGTGGGCGAGGGGGCTGACTGGCGGGTAGCGGAAGTGAGTCTTAGGGGCCCCGTTTCGGAAGCTACTCTCTACTTCCGGGGGGAGCGGATAGGGCGGTTACGGCTCAACATTCCCGGGATGCATAACCTGCTCAATGCAGCAGGGGCCGTGGCCGTGGGGCACCACCTGGGCGTTCCGTTCGCCGTGGCGGCCGGGGCACTGGAGGGCTTCCGCGGCGTGGGGCGGCGGTTCGAGTTACTCGGGAAGGCGCGTGGCGTTACGGTGATTGACGATTACGCCCACCACCCCACCGAGATCGCGGCAACCATCAGGATGGCGCGGCAACTCGCTCCTAAACGCGTGGTGGCCGTTTTTCAGCCCCACCGCTACACTCGCACGGCGCTTCTCTACCCGGAGTTCGGGCGGGCTTTCAGCGAGGCCGACGTGGTAGTGGTCGGCGAGATTTACAACGCCGGCGAGAAGCCAATTCCCGGGGTGAGCGCCGATCTGATCAGGGAAGCGATCAGGCAGCACGACCGGCGGGAGGTGCTCCGGCTGCCTAATACCAACGGTGCTGCTTACGTTAAGGAGTTGGTCCAACCGGGGGATATCGTTTTGACCCTCGGTGCAGGCGACATCTATAAGGTGGGCCAGGCGCTCGTGGCGCTGCTGGAGGCTGATAACGGGTGA